The Streptomyces noursei ATCC 11455 sequence GGGGGGGCGTCCTTTGAGGACCGGTTCCGAGGCAGGGAGCCCGAGGACGGCTCGCACCGAAGCCCGGCCGCGGCGACCGGAACGGAGTGAGACCATGACCTCCGCCACGTCGGCGCTCTCCTTCGCGCAGCGCTTGCGGCGCGCCGTGGGCATCCTTCCCGGCCGCATCCCGCCCGCCGTCCTCCGGCGACTCGTACGGGTCCCGGTCAACGCTGACGGCGAGCAGATGGCGCCCGAGATCGCCCTGCTGATGAGCGCCGCGGCCAAGGCCGACGACTACAGCGCTCTCGCGCCGCGTCACGCCCGCGAGGTGACCGATGCGGAAGCCGTTCTGTTCGGCGACCGGATCCCGCCTCTCCCCGTAGAGGAGGACCTGGAGGTCCCGGGAGGGCTGCGCGCCACCCGCCATTCCGCGGGAGGCTCGCCCAGCGGTCTCATCCTGTTCTTCCACGGCGGTGGCTTCGTGCTCGGCAGTCGGGCCGGCTACGCACCCGTTGCGAGGCTGCTGGCCCGTCGGACCGGCGCCGACGTCCTCTCCGTCGACTACCGCCTCGCACCGGAGCACCCGTTCCCGGCCGCGCACGAGGACGCGATGGCAGCGTGGGAATTCGCGGTCGACCAGGCACCGCGATGGGGCGTCGATTCCCGCCGTATCGTCGTCGCCGGTGACAGCGCGGGGGGCAATCTCGCCGCGGTCCTCTGTCAGCAGCTGCGCGGCCGCGCGATGCGGCCATCACTGCAGGTCCTGATCTATCCGGCCGTGGACCTGTCGGTGAAGCGGCCGTCGTACAAGGAGTTCGCCGACTCCCCTGCCCTGACCGCCAAGCAGATCCGCTGGTTCACCGACCACTACCTTCCACCCGGCACCGACGTCACGGACCCCAGGGTCTCCCCGCTCCTCGGTGACCTCGCCGGTCTGCCTCCCGCCGTGGTGTCCGTCGCCGGCTTCGATCCGTTGCGCGACGAGGGCCTCGAATACACCACCAGGCTTCTCGGAAACGGGGTGCCGACCCAGGTGCTGCGAGAAGGCGGCCTCGTGCACGGCTTCATCGGGTTCACCGCACTCAGCCGGACGAGCAGGGCGGCAACCGAGCGGATCGCGGCGGCCATCGCCCGCTCCCTCCCCTCGCCAGGTTCAGCCCGGTCCCGCGCATCTGGGACGAGAACTCCACGCGGTGTCCCTGCTGGTCGACGAGGGCGATGACCGGCACCCAGTTGTGGCCGTCGGAATGGTCGTCCCGCGTGTTGTCGACCACGACACCCGGGGCGCGAACACCGGCCCGCTTCAACCGCCGCACCACGACCACCTCCCGCACCGCGAAGCCGAGCAGCAGCAGGGCAACCGCACCGCACACCACCGCACACCACCGCACCCAACGAATTGCTCACCGTCGACTGCCCTTGCCGCTCCGTTCGGCACTCCGAGTCCTCGCACCCGGGGGACGCAGCACCCCCGATTCCGGTTGCGGAACCGGACGCCCAGACACCCGGAGTGCCGGACCATCTGCCGGTCCACCAGGACCGCAACCCGTCCGACAGGCACACGCGAATACCGGTACGCGCCAAGGTGGCCCGACCAGGGTCCGGGCCACCTTGGACCGATGGGATCAGGCAGCTTGCGGGGCGGGCGTCGCCGGAGCGGCCACGACCTTGCGGGTCTCGCGCATCATCAGCAGGCCGTTGACCACCATCAGCGTCGCGGTCAGGCAGTGGACGCCGAGCGCGGTGGCCACGGAACCGTGGTGGGCCAGCACCGTGGTCATGTCGCCGTAGGCGGCGAGGGCCTCCACCAGCAGCACCCAGCCCAGCGCCCGGCTGTGGCCCGTCACCAGCAGGATGCCCAGGACCAGTGCCAGGACGACGTCGCGGATTCCCTTGATGGCCAGGAAGCCGCCGCCGTCGCCGGGCGGCCAGCTCGGCAGGCCGAAACGCGTTGGCGCGCTCGGCTGGGTTCGCGTCCTGCCCGATGATCGGCGAGGTTCGCCACGAGGGTGTCGCGCTCGTCGGCTCCGGCGGTGGCCGCCCACGCCGGGACCGCGGCTGCCAGCCTGGTCAGCGTGGCCTCAACCCGCTCGTGCTGGGCCTGCATGCGCAGGACGCCGTCCGCCTCCAGATCGACCCGGGACAGGAGCGGCGGCCACAGCAGTTCCCGAGGCATGGTGCATGGATGCGTGACTGCCAGGGGGAGGGCAGGGCTTCTCCGGCTGCCCTCCCTCGGCTACAGCTGCCGTGTCATACGTCGATCTGCTCGAAGATGTGCGGGTACGACACGATGTCGTCGGGGGACTCGGCCACCATGCGCTGGAACTCCGGGCTGCCGAACGCCGTGGCGAGTGCCTCGGTCGACTCCCAGACCGCGACGTTCATCAGAAGCTGACTGTCCGCCGTTCCCTTGTGCATCTGCAGGGAGACGAATCCCGGCTGAGCCCTCATGAACTCGGCCTGCCTGCGAAAGAGGGCCAGGAACGATTCAGTCCTCTCCTTCGGAACGACGAAGGTGTTGGCCAGGACGATGGGCCCGGTCTTCTCCTTGAACTGCGCGAACATCGGCGTGACCGGGTCGAGACTCTGCAGCTTGGCCATTTTCGGTACTTCCT is a genomic window containing:
- a CDS encoding alpha/beta hydrolase, whose product is MTSATSALSFAQRLRRAVGILPGRIPPAVLRRLVRVPVNADGEQMAPEIALLMSAAAKADDYSALAPRHAREVTDAEAVLFGDRIPPLPVEEDLEVPGGLRATRHSAGGSPSGLILFFHGGGFVLGSRAGYAPVARLLARRTGADVLSVDYRLAPEHPFPAAHEDAMAAWEFAVDQAPRWGVDSRRIVVAGDSAGGNLAAVLCQQLRGRAMRPSLQVLIYPAVDLSVKRPSYKEFADSPALTAKQIRWFTDHYLPPGTDVTDPRVSPLLGDLAGLPPAVVSVAGFDPLRDEGLEYTTRLLGNGVPTQVLREGGLVHGFIGFTALSRTSRAATERIAAAIARSLPSPGSARSRASGTRTPRGVPAGRRGR
- a CDS encoding DUF4267 domain-containing protein; the encoded protein is MPSWPPGDGGGFLAIKGIRDVVLALVLGILLVTGHSRALGWVLLVEALAAYGDMTTVLAHHGSVATALGVHCLTATLMVVNGLLMMRETRKVVAAPATPAPQAA
- a CDS encoding antibiotic biosynthesis monooxygenase family protein, producing the protein MAKLQSLDPVTPMFAQFKEKTGPIVLANTFVVPKERTESFLALFRRQAEFMRAQPGFVSLQMHKGTADSQLLMNVAVWESTEALATAFGSPEFQRMVAESPDDIVSYPHIFEQIDV